In the genome of Coxiella burnetii, the window TGCTAGAAAATGCAGGGCATCGACAGAGGCCGTCACGCAGGTGTGCCCACTGTGCCGCTCGGCAACAACCAAAGCGGTGCGGTCTAACATGGCCATAACAAGCCCGCCAAAGACAGTATCGTTGGAATTTAAATCGTTAGGAAAAATTTTATAGATTTGATCATGAATAACGGATTCAGAAACACGCTTCGGCTTCATTTTTCACCTCGAGGAGAAAACCTATTAGCTGATTATTATGCACCTCATTAAATCCACTTTAAAGCCAACCCGTAGCCTGTATGAAGCGAAGCGAAATACGGGGACAATAGATGACATCATTGTTTTCCCGTATTTCGCTTCGCTCATACGTATATGGACCCACCCTTGTTGTCAACAATCAGTTTTGATGAAAAGAAAGCGGTTGCATTCGTATATCCGGCATCACGATTTAAATTGGCCACCATTGGTGCCTTGATGAATTATGCAAGGTTGATGCTTATCGGGCTATCGGCTTCACAGAGCCACCGTATGAATCAGCTTAATCAACCTCAGGTTTTACCTTACTTTCATCAGCCCTCATTGTTTCGAACTCGGTTGGTGTGTCTCCTTTTGTTAATTCTTTTTTTTACCCACGGCGGTGTTTAGGCGCCACAGCGATACGTTTCTTGGCGTGTTAAAAGCGCCCAAATGATCGGCGCATTTTTATTCGCTAACGCCACACAAGCGCGATTCATTCCGCGGCGCTCAATGAGTGCTTTTAACCACAGACTCTTTTTATCCGTTTTATTTTTTACATGACGCAATAGCGCACGGGCGCCATGAATCAATAACGTCCTTAACATCACATTGCCGCGTTTACTAATCCCCAACAACACCTCCTTATTCCCACTCGAATGTTGTCGAGGGACCAACCCAATAAACGCCGACAACTGCCGGGAACGATGAAATTGATGAATGTCACCCACGCTCGCATAAACCGAGAGCGCCGTTAAATAACCCACCCCCGGGATGCTCTGTACCCGTTGACAATCCTCATTGGCTTTTGCCACCGCTTTTAATTCCTCCTCGTAATCACCAATCGCTTCGTCCCGGTTCAACAATTCGGTATACAAACAATTCAACACCCGTTTCATCCGCGGTGTTAATCCCACCGCTTCGCTCGCTAAAATCAACGGGAGCTCTTCATAAAATCGCTTGGCACCACGCGCCATCGTGAGTCCGTATTCTTGCAACAACCCCCGAATCTCATTGATCAGCGCCGTGCGGCTTTTGACTAAACGATCGCGTATCTTTAACAGCGCTTGAACGTCTTGTTGTTCCACCGTTTTACCCCGCACAAACCGCATCGAGGCGCGGGAAGCCGCTTCAGCTATCGCCTGCGCATCGTTACGATCATTCTTGTTACTTTTGACATACGGTTTGACGTGCTGCGGACTGATCAACTGCGTTGGGATACCCATCCCCATAAACGTCCGATACCAATGGTTCGCTCCTCCACACGCTTCCATCACCACGCAGCCCACCTTAAGACTGGCTACGGTGGATACATACTGAGCACGCTTAACCCGTCTCGTGTAGATCACTTTACCCCACTCATCAATTCCACACAGTTGAAAAACATCTTTTGCAATATCAACACCCAGTATTTTAATATCTTTCATGGACCTTCTCCTTTTTTTGAAAATAGAAATTCTATGTTGGCGCATTATGACGCCGTCTTTAAGGGGTGGGTCCATTTCATTGGGCTACTTAGCTACCATTCGTTAGAAGTAATATCGAAGGCACCTCTTGAGGTTTAGCAATACGCATTAGCTGATAGGCAACCCCGGCTAAGCCCAGCATAAGTCCTGGAAGGGGCATGGTACCTTTTATTTGCAAAGAGATACCATCTTTTTTGATACGTTCTACCACGAATGCCGCACGGGCTTGGTAGGCCAATTGTCGATTTTTGGAAGGATTTCTTTGGCTCACTTCCAGCAAGAAATCAAGATTACCCAGATCACCGTGGCAAAGATTGGTATGAAAACCAAAGCCTTCGTTAAAGGTCGTTTGCATCGCCCGATCGATTTCTTGTCCCATCAAAGGGTCGTCCCAAATGGTTTGCATATTCAATCGAGCCAAGCCAATGCCTGGCGCGCCATGACACCAAGCGATCATAAATTTATTATCGGTTTGGGCGTGCTCACGAATGGCGGTGCGAACATCCGGCCAGTTATTTTTTTTGCATCAAAACGGCAACGCTCATAAGCCAGTGCGTTTTTAATCCATGACTCGATTTTTTTGTCGTGTAAAAATTCATTGGCTTTTGCAAGCGCCCAAGTAAATCCCGCAATACCATGCGAGAAACCAAGCAATGGCTGGTCGCTGTATTTATTTTCCAAACTGTCCGGCAATTTGTCTGGCTCGGGGTATTGCGTGAGGAGATGATCAGTTGCTATCGTCAATAACGCCATCAATGTATTGGAATCGATTAACGCGCGAGCGGCTATTACTGAGGCGATAAAACCGGCACAACCGCCAACAATATCCAAAGTGTGATCTTTTTCGATGAAGGAATCCGCCCAAGTGAGCAAGGTGGCCAAGGTGGGGCGAATACGTTTATCGGGTATAAATCGATTAAAAATCGATAACGCGTAAATTAAACCACCCAACCCGGAAAAACCGCCGACAGAATGAATGGCCTTTTCTTTTTCTGTTGAAAGGACATCGATAATGCTATTTAATCCCAGGCGAGCGATTTTTTCGTACGTTTTGTTTTTATTAATAGAAGCCCCGTACGCAAAAGCGAGCGCAACGCCCGCAACACCTCGATATAAATCGATATCGGTAAATCCAGCCGACCAGGCATCGATACCCACCAAATCAATCGATGGCCACATGATGCGTTCCTCACCGATAATAGCGTAATCCACGAGTTGATCTAATGCTTTTTTCGCTAAAGCCAAGGCTTCGTTTTTAATATTTTCTGCTGGCAATGTGGGTGTTTTAAGCGACCATTTTTTTTCGCGGGGCAAAAAACCGGATTGGTCAAGTTGTAAAGCGGTAAAGCTATTTTCGATAATCGCCAACTGCAAACGTAAGTCTTTTTCATTGAAATGGTGCGTTAAATGTTGTTTCACACGCGTTAGGCCGGATAAACGAATGGCTAGTGAAAGTGAACGTTTTTCAGCGCTGTAGGCTGTTTTTCCATCGGCTGTCGATGAGAAATAGGGAATATTATTTGAGAGCAGATCGCCGATTTCAGCCGCTAAAATATCCTCAGAAAAAATCAGCGGCTTTGCGTTTTCTTTGAGCCAAAGAAAATGTTCAAGGCGCTTTGCTTCCTCGTACAGCAGCAGCTCAGGGGGCGCTAGCGGATACGGAAGTTTCTTCATGTTCCCGTATTCCGCTGCGCTTCATACGGGCTACTTGCTAACAGACTGGCGGAACCGTAAGTGGAAAGGCGAGATTGCCCTTTGGAGCCATCGGCATCTCAACATCCCCAACAGCGGTTATCACTTCTCGATCAAATGTATGTTCAAAAGACATAATCACTACCTCCTCAGTAAAATCAGATTAAATTATCCTGACTTTCAAGCTCACCCCAAAGGCAGCTTGTCTTCCATACCCTTATTATACCACAAAGTGATTTTTCGCTCTTTTTTTGCGCAGCTTGAGGCTGTGATTCAGACAAGGTAAATGACCATTCCGGAGAGCTATTCGAGAATGAAAGCCTCGCTTAGCTTTGACATCTTATGGATTCCATGGCATAAATTCACCTGCTCCCGGAGCAGTGTGTTGAACTGAATGGAAATAACAGCATGAGCAAAAAAAACGTCTTCTACGCCCAATCGGGCGGTGCCACGGCGGTGATTAATGCGACAGCCTGCGGAGTCATACAAACAGCCGCTCAATATCCCACTAAAATTGGAAAAGTTCTGGCGGGACGTAACGGGATTATTGGTGCTCTTAAAGAGGAGCTCATTGATACCAGTCTGGAGTCTCTTGAAAATATCGCTGCTTTGCGGCACACCCCTTCGAGCGCTTTTGGGTCCTGCCGCTATAAACTGAACAATATCCATCACGATCGCCGTCAATATGAGCGGCTTATCGAAGTTTTTAAAGCGCATGATATCGGCTACGTGTTTTACAACGGCGGTGGCGATTCCCAAGACACCACGCATAAAATTTCGCAGTTAAGCCAACTAATGGATTATCCCCTGGTTTGCATTGGTCTACCCAAAACCATCGATAACGATCTCCCTTTTACTGATAATTGTCCGGGCTTTGGTTCTGTTGCTAAATATATTGCTGTTTCCACTCAAGAAGCGGCTTTGGATGTACGCGGTATGTGTGCGACCTCGACCAAGATTTTTATTCTGGAGGTCATGGGGCGCCATGCGGGCTGGATTGCGGCGTCGTCTGCATTGGGAAAATCCCAACCTGACGACGCGCCACACTTGATTCTATTTCCCGAAGTTCCCTTCCAAACCGAACAATTCCTAACAAAAGTAAGCAGATCCGTTGAAAAAAATGGGTATTGTGTCATTGTGGCTTCTGAAGGTATCCGTCATCCCGACGGACGATTTGTAGCGGAATCCGGATTGCACGACGCTTTTGGCCATGAACAATTAGGCGGGGTGGCACCTATTTTAGCAAGGCTGATCAAAAAACGACTTAATTTTAAATACCATTGGGCCGTTGCGGATTATTTACAACGAGCGGCCCGCCACATTGCCTCTCAAACGGATCTTGATCAAGCGTACGCTCTAGGAAAAACCGCCGTGGAATTCGCGCTTGCTGGAAAATCCGATGTGATGCTCACCATCCAACGCGAAATGGGTTCTGATTATAAGTGGCGCATCGGCACGGCTCCCTTGTGCGAAGTCGCTAATGTGGAGCACAAAATGCCAAGCCATTATATCAGCGAAGACGGATTTGGCATCACAGAAGCTTGCTATACGTATCTTAAACCTCTGATTGAAGGGGAAAGCTACCCCCCTTATAAAAATGGGGTACCCGATTACGTCACCCTAAAAAACCAGTTGGTTGCAAAGAAATTGAAGGAAGCTTTTGCTGTTTAGCTTACTGGCCTTCCTTTTTCTCCAAAGCAGGTGTTTTTTCAGAATGGATGATAACAACAAACTTCAATTTGCGTCCGTTAACGGGAACGGTCCAGGGGCGGATACTCTGTAAACTAATTTTTGTCACCTGGGGCACTCGAAAAGCGTCTGCATTTACAGCAAACTGCCAAATTTCAAAACCTGGCGCGCCGACTAAATTCCCACTTGGTCGAATGTACTGATGGCTTTCCGGCGAAAGCAACTGGTAGTCGTAATCGACGAGGAACCACGAATAACCCGTGGTTGGGTTGGACTTTATTTTAAGCACAATGTGAGGAGAATCAGCCGAAACCACAACGGGTTTATTAGGATCGGTAAACTCAGTTTCTGGTGCAGCGAGAGCCGCGGTTAGTGAAAACAGTAAAAAAAGGCTTAGTAGAATATTTCTCATCGTTTTTTTCTCTCTTCCATTCCTCACAATATCCCAAAAAGGATTTCTTACCAATTATACATAGTTCCATCTAACTTACGATTAATCGGCAGATAAGCCCGCTCATAAGGGTATTTTGCGGCGAGTTTCTCATCGAAATCTACACCTAGCCCCGGCTCGTCTTTCACGTTGAGATAGCCATTTTCAAAATAATAGTGATGAGGAAAAACTTCGTCAGTTTCAGGAGTATGACGCATAAACTCCTGAATGCCAAAATTATTAATCGCCGTTTCAAAATGCAAAGCCGCTGCCATCGTAACGGGGGAAACATCCGTTGGACCATGGCAACCGGTTCGCACGTGGTAAATATCGGCAAATGAAGCGATTTTCATCATGGGCGTCAGGCCCCCACCGTGCACAATCGACATGCGAATATAATCGATTAATTGTTCCGTAATTAGGGTGGTGCAATCATAAATGACATTAAATACTTCACCAACGGCCAGCGGCGTGGTGGTGTGGTTGCGAATAATACGAAAACCTTCTTGCAATTCAGCAGGCACTGTGTCTTCTAACCAAAATAAATGGTACGGCTCTAATTCTTTCCCCAAACGGCCGGCTTCAATGGGCGTTAACCGATGATGGCAATCGTGTAACAGATGCGGATCATCGCCATAAACATCACGTAATTTTTTAAATAATTTAGGAACGTGATTGAGGTATTTTTCAGTAGACCAAACGTTTTCAGGAGGCAATCCTTTTTCGGCGGGTTCGTAAAATAGTTTATCAGGGGAAACACCATAAGTGCTTGGCAACCCAGGAACGCCGGTCTGAGCACGAATGGCGAGATAACCCTTTTCAATATATTTACCCACTTCATCAACCGTCTCTTCGACATCTTTTCCATTCGCATGACCATACACCATCACACCTTTTCGGCTACGCCCGCCTAACAAATTGTAAACTGGCGTCTTCAAAGCTTTCCCTTTGATATCCCAAAGCGCCATATCGATAGCGCCAATAGCTGACATCGTCACTGGACCGCGGCGCCAATAAGCGCCTTTATAAAAATATTGCCAGATATCTTCAATTTGCGAAGGGTCCTTACCGATCAAACAGGGAAGAAGATGATCTTCTAAATAAGAAGCGACAGCCAGTTCACGACCGTTTAGCGTTCCATCACCTAAGCCGTATATTCCTTCATCCGTGTAAATTTTTACCGTTACGAAATTGCGACCCGGGGAGCATACAAAAACTTTTGCATCGGTAATTTTCATAGTTTCACTCCAAATAATTATGCGACGTCGTCATTTAAAAATATCTAATGGAATTTCATTAATTAAATTCCGGCCAATCACTGGATATTGTTCCAACTCATAAACCACTGCGTTTGCCGGCGCGGAAACGTCCGACGCCCAAAATACCGCATGTCGTGCGACATCCTCAGGATGAATCAAGCGCCCAGAGGGCGCGTAGGTTGGCGGAATTTTAGATTCCCAATTTTCTGGAAATCCTTGGCTTTCTTTAATTTTGCTTTCATTTTCGGTTAGCGTCCATCCCACATTGAGCTGATTAACGCGAATACCTTCTTTGCCCAACGCATTGCCTAAACTACGCGTCATCGTCATTAATGCACCCTTTGTCATGGAATAAACTAATAAAACAGCCTCACCACAATAAGCATTAATCGAACCGATATTAACCACGGTGCCCCCCCCACCTTGTTTTCTAAACGCTTTCACAACCGCTTGCGTTAAAAATAATGGCGAACGAAGATTAAGGCGCACGATCCAATCAAACTCTTCCACCGTCACGCTGTCGATATCGTTGCGCGGGGATTTGGCTGCGTTATTAATCAAACTATCCACGCGACCGAAATGGTCCAAAGTCGCCTCGACTAACCCCAAACTGCTTTGAATACCTTCATCGGAAAGCTGCGACAGATAATAGGCGGACTTTTCCTTACCTAATTTTTGAACCATTTCACGGGCCCGCGATTCATCGCGACCGTGGATCATTACTTTGGCTCCTTGAGCCACGCAAGCTGTCGCAATGGCAGCACCGATACCTGTCGTGGAACCTGTTACGATAACAACTTTATCTTTTAAAAGCATGCCACCCTCGCTCTAATTGATGGGGTTATGAGTATACGCGAGCTTTACGCGTGTGCCAATGAGTGATAGGGTTAGGGTGTTTTTCGATTCTTGACGTTCTGCGCAAGCCAGTGCGGGTAACGAAAGTCTATAGAATTAGGGAAATGGACATACATAATATTCTTAAAAAAAACCCTATCCTTCCTGTCATCGTACTTGATAAGTATGAACACGCTTTACCGCTTGCCGATGCTTTAATGGAAGGCGGCATCACCACACTTGAAATCACTTTAAGGACACCGGTTGCGCTCGAGGCGATCGAACTTTTAAAAAGCAAAATGCCCGAATGTATTGTTGGGGCCGGAACCGTTGTAAAACCGGCGCAATTTTTTGAAATCAAACAGGCGGGTGCGGATTTTGCGGTAAGTCCTGGGATTTCAAGTGAATTGATCGAAAGGGCGGAGAAAGAAAATATCCCTTATTTACCTGCGATCGCTACGCCCTCTGAGATATTATTAGCGATTCAACACAAACTCTCTCTTTTAAAATTTTTTCCGGCCGGATTAAACGGAGGGGTTGCAGCATTGCGTAATTTTATGAGCGTTTTTCCTGCTATCCGTTTTTGCCCAACCGGAGGAATCGATCAAGGAAATATGATGGACTATTTTTCGTTAAAAAATGTCATTTGCGTTGGAGGCTCTTGGCTTGCGCCGAAGAATCTCGTTGAAAGCCACCGATGGAATGCTATTACCGAATTAGCACAAAAAGCGATTAAAACATTAAATAATTAAGGAGAAAACGATGGCTCTCACGCCCTCTAAAATGATTCCGCTCGGCACCAAAGCCCCCGATTTTAATTTGCCCGACGCCGTCAGCGGTAAAAAAATGTCGCTCGCTCAATTAAAATCAAATAAAGCGACAGTCATTATGTTCATTTGTAATCATTGCCCTTTTGTCCAACATATCCAAGAAAAATTAGTGGAGGTGGCAAAAGAATACCAAGCTAAAGGCATTCAGTTTATTGCTATTAATTCTAACGATATCGAAAACTATCCCGAAGATTCTCCGGAAAAAATGAAAATAACGGCTGAAGAATTTGATTATCCTTTCCCCTATTTATTTGATGAAAGTCAAGAAATTGCAAAAGCCTACCAGGCGGAATGCACGCCTGATTTTTATGTTTTTGATAAAAACCTCGCTTGCGTTTACCGCGGCCGATTCGACAGCGCCACCCCCGGCCGCGACACTCCAGTCACCGGAGAAGACCTTCGTAGCGCATTGGATAATATATTAGCTGGAAACCTTGTCGATCCCAATCAACAACCCAGCCAGGGGTGTAACATTAAATGGAAGAAATAAATCATGCCAGGCGTTCCTCCGATATTTTGAAAGAGATTGCTCAGCATAAACCTGATGGAAAAATAACTTATCATGATATTTTGCAAAAATTAGGCTATCGTGCCTTTGGGCTGGTGTTATTATTTTTCGCATTGCCGAGTGCCTTACCGTTTTCGGCAATTCCCGGCGTTTCTTTTATTTTTAGTATCCCTATTGCGATTTTCGCCTTTCAAATGATCATTGCTCAAAAAGCACTTTGGTTACCGAAATTTATTGGCGAACGCACCATCCCTTACGAGAAGGTATCAAAAATTATTCATAAGGTTTCACCTTTTTTAATTAAAATAGAGCACCTATTAAAACCGAGACTTTACTTCATGACGAAAGGCTTCATGAAAATTATGAGCGGAGTTGTTCTCTTTTGCCTTGCGATTTTTTTAACCTTGCCGATCCCTTTCAGTAATTTTTTATTCGCTCTTTTAATAATAGTTATCAGTCTTGGACTTATAGAAAAAGACGGGCTTTTCATCATCCTCGGGTATATAGGAACGGCCCTTTATATAAGCTTTATGTATGTATTTATTTTCGGAGCGATTAAAGCGCTTTTCTAACGAGACAATGGTTGTCGTTATCTACTCTCATATCATTACCCACCCGTGGTGAATCGTGAAAAACTTAAAACCCGTCGTCCTCCCGCGAGGTCGTGTGCTGTAGTATTGAAGAATACAAAACCTTCACGGCCGAGTCGGGAGGACGGAGATTTTTCAACTACTTTATAGTCCCTCTTTACCTCGCTCTCTTAAGTTGACGCCTATGCGCCTTCGCGGGGACAACGAGGGTTTTTTAAAATTAAGACTAATAGGAAAAAATAACCTAGAATGGGAAAATTTATAACAAGGTTTCGTTGTTAATCGTCATTACCACTCGTGGGTAATAAGATGTTACTACAGATATTCCACGTCCACGATTTCGTATTCAACCGGTCCTTCAGGAGTCGTCACTTCAATGACGTCTTCGATGTACTTACCAATCATCGCACGAGCGGTGGGGGAAGAAATTGAAATTTTATTTTCTTTGAGGTTAGCTTCGTCTACGCCCATAATCTGGTAAGTCACTTCGGTTTGTGTCTCTAAATTTAATAAAGTCACTGTTGCCCCGAAAATCACTTTACCTTCATTCGGGATTTGAGAAATATCAATAATCTGACAATTAGCAAGTTTCGCTTCAATTTCCAAAATACGGCCTTCAATGAAACCTTGGCGCTCTCGTGCGGCGTGGTATTCGGCATTTTCTTTAAGATCGCCGTGCGCTCGTGCCTCTGCAATGGCGGCAATCACTTTCGG includes:
- the eda gene encoding bifunctional 4-hydroxy-2-oxoglutarate aldolase/2-dehydro-3-deoxy-phosphogluconate aldolase is translated as MIGLGCFSILDVLRKPVRVTKVYRIREMDIHNILKKNPILPVIVLDKYEHALPLADALMEGGITTLEITLRTPVALEAIELLKSKMPECIVGAGTVVKPAQFFEIKQAGADFAVSPGISSELIERAEKENIPYLPAIATPSEILLAIQHKLSLLKFFPAGLNGGVAALRNFMSVFPAIRFCPTGGIDQGNMMDYFSLKNVICVGGSWLAPKNLVESHRWNAITELAQKAIKTLNN
- a CDS encoding SDR family NAD(P)-dependent oxidoreductase — encoded protein: MLLKDKVVIVTGSTTGIGAAIATACVAQGAKVMIHGRDESRAREMVQKLGKEKSAYYLSQLSDEGIQSSLGLVEATLDHFGRVDSLINNAAKSPRNDIDSVTVEEFDWIVRLNLRSPLFLTQAVVKAFRKQGGGGTVVNIGSINAYCGEAVLLVYSMTKGALMTMTRSLGNALGKEGIRVNQLNVGWTLTENESKIKESQGFPENWESKIPPTYAPSGRLIHPEDVARHAVFWASDVSAPANAVVYELEQYPVIGRNLINEIPLDIFK
- a CDS encoding lanthionine synthetase LanC family protein, which produces MKKLPYPLAPPELLLYEEAKRLEHFLWLKENAKPLIFSEDILAAEIGDLLSNNIPYFSSTADGKTAYSAEKRSLSLAIRLSGLTRVKQHLTHHFNEKDLRLQLAIIENSFTALQLDQSGFLPREKKWSLKTPTLPAENIKNEALALAKKALDQLVDYAIIGEERIMWPSIDLVGIDAWSAGFTDIDLYRGVAGVALAFAYGASINKNKTYEKIARLGLNSIIDVLSTEKEKAIHSVGGFSGLGGLIYALSIFNRFIPDKRIRPTLATLLTWADSFIEKDHTLDIVGGCAGFIASVIAARALIDSNTLMALLTIATDHLLTQYPEPDKLPDSLENKYSDQPLLGFSHGIAGFTWALAKANEFLHDKKIESWIKNALAYERCRFDAKKITGRMFAPPFVSTPKPIINL
- a CDS encoding exopolysaccharide biosynthesis protein, whose protein sequence is MEEINHARRSSDILKEIAQHKPDGKITYHDILQKLGYRAFGLVLLFFALPSALPFSAIPGVSFIFSIPIAIFAFQMIIAQKALWLPKFIGERTIPYEKVSKIIHKVSPFLIKIEHLLKPRLYFMTKGFMKIMSGVVLFCLAIFLTLPIPFSNFLFALLIIVISLGLIEKDGLFIILGYIGTALYISFMYVFIFGAIKALF
- the manD gene encoding D-mannonate dehydratase ManD, with amino-acid sequence MKITDAKVFVCSPGRNFVTVKIYTDEGIYGLGDGTLNGRELAVASYLEDHLLPCLIGKDPSQIEDIWQYFYKGAYWRRGPVTMSAIGAIDMALWDIKGKALKTPVYNLLGGRSRKGVMVYGHANGKDVEETVDEVGKYIEKGYLAIRAQTGVPGLPSTYGVSPDKLFYEPAEKGLPPENVWSTEKYLNHVPKLFKKLRDVYGDDPHLLHDCHHRLTPIEAGRLGKELEPYHLFWLEDTVPAELQEGFRIIRNHTTTPLAVGEVFNVIYDCTTLITEQLIDYIRMSIVHGGGLTPMMKIASFADIYHVRTGCHGPTDVSPVTMAAALHFETAINNFGIQEFMRHTPETDEVFPHHYYFENGYLNVKDEPGLGVDFDEKLAAKYPYERAYLPINRKLDGTMYNW
- a CDS encoding IS110-like element IS1111A family transposase produces the protein MKDIKILGVDIAKDVFQLCGIDEWGKVIYTRRVKRAQYVSTVASLKVGCVVMEACGGANHWYRTFMGMGIPTQLISPQHVKPYVKSNKNDRNDAQAIAEAASRASMRFVRGKTVEQQDVQALLKIRDRLVKSRTALINEIRGLLQEYGLTMARGAKRFYEELPLILASEAVGLTPRMKRVLNCLYTELLNRDEAIGDYEEELKAVAKANEDCQRVQSIPGVGYLTALSVYASVGDIHQFHRSRQLSAFIGLVPRQHSSGNKEVLLGISKRGNVMLRTLLIHGARALLRHVKNKTDKKSLWLKALIERRGMNRACVALANKNAPIIWALLTRQETYRCGA
- a CDS encoding thioredoxin family protein; the encoded protein is MALTPSKMIPLGTKAPDFNLPDAVSGKKMSLAQLKSNKATVIMFICNHCPFVQHIQEKLVEVAKEYQAKGIQFIAINSNDIENYPEDSPEKMKITAEEFDYPFPYLFDESQEIAKAYQAECTPDFYVFDKNLACVYRGRFDSATPGRDTPVTGEDLRSALDNILAGNLVDPNQQPSQGCNIKWKK
- a CDS encoding protease inhibitor I42 family protein, whose translation is MVRNPFWDIVRNGREKKTMRNILLSLFLLFSLTAALAAPETEFTDPNKPVVVSADSPHIVLKIKSNPTTGYSWFLVDYDYQLLSPESHQYIRPSGNLVGAPGFEIWQFAVNADAFRVPQVTKISLQSIRPWTVPVNGRKLKFVVIIHSEKTPALEKKEGQ
- a CDS encoding 6-phosphofructokinase, whose product is MSKKNVFYAQSGGATAVINATACGVIQTAAQYPTKIGKVLAGRNGIIGALKEELIDTSLESLENIAALRHTPSSAFGSCRYKLNNIHHDRRQYERLIEVFKAHDIGYVFYNGGGDSQDTTHKISQLSQLMDYPLVCIGLPKTIDNDLPFTDNCPGFGSVAKYIAVSTQEAALDVRGMCATSTKIFILEVMGRHAGWIAASSALGKSQPDDAPHLILFPEVPFQTEQFLTKVSRSVEKNGYCVIVASEGIRHPDGRFVAESGLHDAFGHEQLGGVAPILARLIKKRLNFKYHWAVADYLQRAARHIASQTDLDQAYALGKTAVEFALAGKSDVMLTIQREMGSDYKWRIGTAPLCEVANVEHKMPSHYISEDGFGITEACYTYLKPLIEGESYPPYKNGVPDYVTLKNQLVAKKLKEAFAV
- the greA gene encoding transcription elongation factor GreA encodes the protein MLHCSFWVGGEMTAMQTIIPITVNGVTKLRTELETLKTVERPKVIAAIAEARAHGDLKENAEYHAARERQGFIEGRILEIEAKLANCQIIDISQIPNEGKVIFGATVTLLNLETQTEVTYQIMGVDEANLKENKISISSPTARAMIGKYIEDVIEVTTPEGPVEYEIVDVEYL
- a CDS encoding lanthionine synthetase LanC family protein, which gives rise to MREHAQTDNKFMIAWCHGAPGIGLARLNMQTIWDDPLMGQEIDRAMQTTFNEGFGFHTNLCHGDLGNLDFLLEVSQRNPSKNRQLAYQARAAFVVERIKKDGISLQIKGTMPLPGLMLGLAGVAYQLMRIAKPQEVPSILLLTNGS